The following proteins are encoded in a genomic region of Spirosoma sp. SC4-14:
- a CDS encoding VOC family protein, with protein sequence MKTTVKELRLILTVDNLDELIAFYRDTVGLETSKEWHEETGNGIILDAGRASIELIDANHAARIDQIEVGSRVSGPVRLALRVTEPISVATDILTSGGATSVAPPTTAPWSDVARVQAPDGMQITLFATSTLVDK encoded by the coding sequence ATGAAAACTACAGTAAAAGAACTGCGCCTGATTCTGACCGTCGATAATCTGGATGAGTTGATCGCATTTTACCGCGACACGGTTGGTCTGGAAACGTCGAAAGAATGGCACGAAGAAACGGGTAATGGGATCATTCTGGATGCAGGCCGGGCATCTATCGAACTAATTGATGCTAACCATGCCGCACGAATTGATCAGATCGAGGTCGGGAGCCGGGTATCTGGGCCGGTTCGGTTAGCATTGCGCGTAACCGAACCTATTTCCGTTGCTACCGACATATTGACGAGTGGGGGCGCTACGTCGGTAGCACCGCCTACAACGGCACCGTGGAGTGACGTAGCAAGAGTTCAGGCTCCCGATGGGATGCAAATTACTTTATTTGCTACGTCGACACTGGTTGATAAATAA